The sequence below is a genomic window from Chondrinema litorale.
TAGTTTTCACAAACTCCGTAAGATTTAAATCCACCTAAGCCATCAATAGTTTCTCCAGCTTTAAGGTCGAATTTAGCAGTAGCAACTACTTCTACAACTGGTCCTGCTTTAGGAGCAAGAATGATATCGTCAAAATCGATCATTCTAGCTATAGAAATAGCAGTTTCGAAGAATAGTAAGTGATAAGGAACATAGAAGCTATAAAGTGGACCATCACCCAGTTTTCCGTATTTTAAATATTTTGCAGACCAAGGATCATCTGTAGTCGCATAAATGAATACACCTGGACCTGGTTTAGGACCTACAACGTAGTCTACAATACCACCTAATTCTTTCATTTCATCAATGTCGTACAAATGAGTAAGATCATCTATATGTTCTTTTGAATGGTGGCCATACATACCTCTTGTAGCTACTTTCATTCCTGTAGCATTAGCAATACATGCTTGCTCAAAAGAAATTTTAGTGCCATCAGCAAAGCTGGTAACCATTTCTGGAGTCATATCCCACTGAGCAGCAAAGCTCTTTTGAGTTTCTGGAGTACGATAGTGGTCTTGTAAACCTTTTATGTTTCCGCAAAGCAATGGTTCGAAGCCCATGCTTTTTACAAAACGGTATAAGTTAAGAGTAACACCTGGTTGGTCACCATCTCCCACACTGTATTTTACGCCAGCTATATCAGCTTTATGCTTTAATATTGGTCCTAAAGTAGCATCGATTTCAGCATTAAAAGAAAGAATATGTTTGCCATGATCCATGGCTTTTAGCATAACTTTCGCTGCAAATTCGATTGTTCCGGTAACTTCAACTAGTATATCAAGTCCTTCAGCTTCGCAGAGGGCATCTGCATTTGAAGTGATTGCAGGAATACCAGCTTTAATAGCATCTTCTAACTCAGCAGTAGTTTCTACTAATTTATACTCTTTTAGACCTACATATTCGTAAGCTGCCTGAGCTTTAGAAACTGTACGGTTATACGTAGCAGATATAACCATACCTGGAGTATATTTTACGATTTGATTCATCATCCCTTTTGCCATCTCACCAGCACCGATCAACCCAACTTTTATAGGGTTATTTTCTTTTTCTCTTTTATTGAGTGCGTTATCGACTATAATCATTATTTATATAGTTTTCTGTTTGTAATACATCAATATTTATTACCGGAAAATTATTTTTTAGAATGGGCTTTCGTACTCATCAAGAGTAGGTAAAGCAATATCTTTATCTGAAAGGATAGGAGACATATCTGGCCATTCAATACCACAAGAGTCCCACTTAATACCAGTATCACTCTCGGGTTTAAATACAACTGTGGTTCTATTTAAGAAAATAGCGTAGTCACTCATTACGTAAAAGCCATGAGCCATGCCAGCAGGAATATATAGCATATTTCCTTTTTCGCTGTCTAATTCAATTGTGAAATGTTGCTTGTAAGTAGGAGAGTCTT
It includes:
- the rfbC gene encoding dTDP-4-dehydrorhamnose 3,5-epimerase, whose product is MEKIETPIPGCFELKPRIFQDDRGKLIKTYHEDTYKDLGLSTSFTEEYYSGSKKGVLRGLHFQTPPNEHIKCVTCISGEIFDVVVDLRKDSPTYKQHFTIELDSEKGNMLYIPAGMAHGFYVMSDYAIFLNRTTVVFKPESDTGIKWDSCGIEWPDMSPILSDKDIALPTLDEYESPF
- a CDS encoding NAD(P)H-dependent oxidoreductase, which codes for MIIVDNALNKREKENNPIKVGLIGAGEMAKGMMNQIVKYTPGMVISATYNRTVSKAQAAYEYVGLKEYKLVETTAELEDAIKAGIPAITSNADALCEAEGLDILVEVTGTIEFAAKVMLKAMDHGKHILSFNAEIDATLGPILKHKADIAGVKYSVGDGDQPGVTLNLYRFVKSMGFEPLLCGNIKGLQDHYRTPETQKSFAAQWDMTPEMVTSFADGTKISFEQACIANATGMKVATRGMYGHHSKEHIDDLTHLYDIDEMKELGGIVDYVVGPKPGPGVFIYATTDDPWSAKYLKYGKLGDGPLYSFYVPYHLLFFETAISIARMIDFDDIILAPKAGPVVEVVATAKFDLKAGETIDGLGGFKSYGVCENYDTARAERLLPMGLADGCVLKKDLPQDKEITFDDVEFDPSNIKHALYKEQFELFSK